In the Sinomonas cyclohexanicum genome, CCGGCACCGACGTCCGCTACGTGAAGCCGCACGGCGCCCTGTACAACACGATCGTGCACCACGAGGGACAGGCGAGGGCCGTGGCCCGCGCCGTGGCCGAGGTCGCCCCGAACCTGCCGCTTCTCGTCCTGCCGAACTCCGAGATCCAGCGCGCCGCAGAGGCCGCGGGCCTGCGAACCGTCTTCGAGGCGTTCGCCGACCGCGCGTACACCCCCGAGGGCACGCTCGTCTCGCGCCGCGAGACCGGCTCGGTCCTGCATAACCTCGACGAGATCGTCCAGCACGTCCTGCGGATCCTCGACGGCGAGGTCAAGGCGATCGACGGCACGCGCGTCACCATCGAGGCGCACAGCATCTGCGTCCACGGCGACACCCCGGGCGCCGTGGAGATGGCCGCGAAGATCCGCGAGGCCGTCACGGCCGCCGGCGTCGAGATCGCGAGCTTCGCGTGAAGCGCCGGTCACTCGCGACGCGCGTGGTCGGGGAGCGCGGGGCCACGGGGCGCGTGGCCACTGGCCCCGCAACGACAGCCCCCGTCGCCACTGACACCGTGGCCGCTGGCCCCGTGCGACCCGAGCACGCGCATCCGATAGTGGGCCTGCGCCCGGCCGGGGACCGCGCCGTCCTCATCGAGCTGCGCTCGCTGGGCGCGGTCCTGACGCTCGCGTCCCGGCTCGCCGCTGCCGAGCACGCCGGGGACATCGACGTCGTCGACATCGTCGCGGCCGCGACCACCGTGCTCATCGTCGCCCCGACTGTGCAGGAGGTGGCCCGCGCCGCCGCCTACGTGCGCGCCCTGCGCCCCGAGCAGCTCGACCCCGCGGAGCGCACCCCCGGCCGACTCGTGCGCATCGAGACCGTCTACGACGGCGCCGACCTCGACGAGGCGGCCCACCTCGCAGGCCTCTCGCCCGAGGCCCTGGTCGCCGCGCACAGCGACGCGGTGTGGGACGCGGCGTTCGGCGGCTTCGCGCCCGGGTTCACCTACCTGACGCACGACGCCGCCCCGCCGGTCCCGCGGCGCACCTCGCCCCGCACCGTGGTCCCCGCCGGATCCGTGGCCCTCGCGGGCGCCTATTCGGCGGTCTATCCCGGCGAGTCGCCCGGCGGGTGGCAGCTGATCGGCCGCACCGACGCACCCATGTGGGACCTTGGCCGTGATGAGCCCGCGCTCGTCCAGCCCGGCGACAGGGTCCAGTTCGTCCCGGTCCGTGCGGCCACGACGATGGCCGCTGCACGCGCCGCGAAATGGGGACTTGAGCAGGGTGGGGACGCCTTCCACCCTGCGGAACCCACCATTTCCGGGGGCGGCGATGCAAGGCCCGAGGCGAGCGTGCCCGGCGAGGCGGGGCTCGTCGTCGTGCGTCCAGGCCTGCAGACCACGGTCCAGGACCTGGGCCGGCCCGGCCGCGCCGCCCTCGGCGTGAGCCCGGCGGGCGCGCTGGACCGCGGGGCCCTGCGGCGGGCCAACCGGATGGTGGGCAACGAGACGGGCGCGGCCGGGCTCGAGTCGCTGTTCGGCGGGCTCGAGCTGCGCGCCGTCGACGATCAGGTCCTCGCGGTCACCGGGGCCGAGGTCCCGCTGCGGATCACCGGGGCACCGGCGCCTCACACTGACCCCTCAACGCGGGGACATGACCCCTCAACGCAGGGAAGTGACCCCTCACCGCGGCCCGCGCGCGTGCGGGAGGCGCCCCTCAACGCGCCGTTCGCGCTGCTTGCGGGCGAGACGCTCACCGTGGGCGCGCCCGCGCGCGGCCTCCGGACCTACGTCGCGGCGCGCGGCGGGTTCGAGGTGCCGCACCTTCTCGGCAGCGCGTCCGCCGACTCGCTCTCCGGCATCGGCCCCGCGCCGCTGTCCGCCGGAGACGGTCTCGCGGTGAGACCGCCGCGCGGCGCGCACGTCGTCGGCCTCCCCGAGATCCCGCCGCCCCTGCCGGACCCAGCGAAGCCCGTCGAGCTGCGCGTGGTCCCCGGGCCGCGGCAGGACTGGTTCACGGACGCCTCGCTCGCCTCGTTCGCCGAGCAGGAGTGGACCGTCACGGCGCAGTCCAACCGCGTGGGCGTGCGGCTCGACGGGGCCCCGCTCCAGCGCTCCCGCGAGGGCGAGCTCGTGAGCGAGGGCACCGCACGCGGCGCCATCCAGGTGCCCGCGAGCGGCCTGCCCGTCCTGTTCCTCGCCGACGCCCCGGTGACCGGCGGGTACCCGGTGATCGGCGTCGTCGTGAGCGCCGACCTCGACCTCGCGGCCCAGCTCCCCCCGGGCGCCAAGGTGCGCTTCATCCCGCAGACCACCGACGGCCACGCCGCTGACGGACAGTCCCTCCAGAACCCCGAAGGAACCCCCCATGCGTAAAGTCCTCATCGCCAACCGCGGCGAGATCGCCGTCCGGGTAGCCCGCGCATGCGACGACGCGGGAATCCAGAGCGTCGCCGTGTACGCGGACCAGGACGCCGACGCCCCGCACGCCGCGGCCTGCACCGAGGCGTACGCCCTCGGCGGCACGTCCCCGGCGGAGACGTACCTGGACATCGAGAAGATCCTCGACGTGGCCGAGCGGTCCGGCGCGGACGCCGTGCACCCCGGCTACGGGTTCCTCTCCGAGAACGCGCGCTTCGCCCAGGCCGTCCTGGACTCGGGCCTGACGTGGATCGGCCCGTCGCCGCAGACCATCCGCCTCCTCGGGGACAAGGTGAGCGCCCGCAAGGTTGCCGTCCGCGCCGGGGCGCCGCTCGCGCCGGGCACCGATGCGCCGGTCGAGTCCGCCGCGGAGGTCCGGGCCTTCGCCGAGCGGCACGGCCTGCCGGTGGCCATCAAGGCCGCCCATGGCGGCGGTGGGCGCGGGCTCAAGGTGGCCCGGAGCATGGAGGGCATCGACGAGTCCTACGAATCTGCGGTGCGGGAGTCGCAGGCGGCGTTCGGGCGCGGGGAGTGCTTCGTGGAGAAGTTCCTCGACCGCCCGCGCCACGTCGAGGCCCAGGTCCTCGCGGACACGCACGGCAACGTGATCGTGGTCGGCACCCGCGACTGCTCCCTCCAGCGCCGCTACCAGAAGCTCGTCGAGGAGGCCCCCGCACCGTTCCTCACCGACGAGCAGCGCACCCAGATCCACGAGTCCTCGAAGGCCATCTGCCGCGAGGCCGGGTACGTCGGCGCGGGCACGGTCGAGTACCTCCTCGGCGCGGACGGGACCGTGAGCTTCCTCGAGGTCAACACGCGCCTCCAGGTGGAGCACCCCATCACTGAGGAGACCTCAGGCATCGACCTCGTCGCGGCCCAGCTGCACATCGCGGACGGCGGCGTGCTCCCCGTCCTCGAGGACCCCGAGCCCCGCGGACACTCGATCGAGTTCCGCATCAACGCCGAGGACCCGGGCCGCGGCTTCCTGCCCTCCCCCGGCACGGTCGAGCGGTTCGCGACGCCCACCGGCCCGGGCATCCGCGTGGACTCGGGCGTCCGCGACGGCTTCACGGTCCCCGGCCAGTTCGACTCGCTCCTGGCCAAGCTCGTGGTCACCGGCGCCGACCGCCAGCAGGCCCTCCGCCGTGCGCGCCGCGCCCTGCGCGAGTTCGACATCCGGGGCCTGGCCACGGTCCTTCCCTTCGACTGCGCGGTCGTGGAGTCCCCGGCCTTCACGGCCGAGGACCATTTGGGCGTGTACACGACGTGGATCGAGTCCGAGTTCGCCGACGAGCTCGCCTCGAGCCCCGAGTTCACCGCCCCCTCGACGCACGACGCCGCGCGGCGCACCTTCGCGATCGACCTCGACGGCAAGCGGGTCACCCTCGGGCTGCCCGCCTCGCTGCTCGCCGGCCTCGCGTCCGGGGCCGGGTCCGGTCATGTGGGCCCCGCGCAGGACGGCGCGGCCTCCCCCGGCGTCGAGGTCACCGCCGCGGACCTCACCGCCGGCATGGGCGGCACCGTGGTCAAGTGGCTCGTGGAGCCGGGAACAGCAGTCGAGGTGGGGGACGGCGTCGTCGTGCTCGAGGCCATGAAGATGGAGACGATCGTGCAGGCGCACCGCTCCGGGACCGTCGGCGAGCATGGCGCGGCGGCGGGGAGCGCCGTCGTGCCCGGCACCGTGCTGACGACGATCCATGTGAGCTGAGGGCCTAGATAGGCTGGAACCATGACAACTGAGGGGGTCCTGGCCGGCCTTCGCACCGCGGCCGGGAATTCGAAGCACGCGGAGACCGGGCAGTGGGTCGCGGCGCAGCTGCGGCAGGCGATCGCGGACGGGCGCCTCGCACCCGGGGCGAAGCTGGGCGAGGAGGAACTCCGGGAGGCGCTCGGCGTCTCCCGGAACACCCTGCGCGAGGCGTTCGCGACGCTGAGCACCGAGCGCGTGGTGACCCGGATCCCCAACCGTGGGGTGTTCGTCTCGCACCCGACCGCCGAGGACATCCGCGAGATCTACCGCCTCCGGCGCCTCGTGGAGCCCGCCGCGCTCCTGTGGGCCCCCAGCACCCCCTCAAGACTCTCGCTGACATCGTGCGCGCGGCCCGCGCGGCCGCCGCGGCCGGCGACGTTCCCGCGATGGCCGGGGCCAACCAGGACTTCCACCGGGCGCTCGTGGCGTCTGCCGGCAGCGAGCGGCTCGACGCGCTCATGGAGCAGGTGCTCGCCGAGATGCGCCTCGTGTTCGCCACGATGGGCGCGGACCCGAGGTTCCACGCCCCCTACGTCGAGGAGAACGCACGGATCCTGGAGCTGCTCGGGGCCGGGGAGAACGCGAAGGCCGCCGACGCGATGGCCGGGTACCTCGACCGCGCTGAGCAGCAACTCCTCGAGGCACTCGCCGCCCCCGCCGTCTAGGAGCCACCCCCCGGGGGTCAGCTCCCGAAGGTGCGTGACCATCTCCTGCCCTCAGCCGCATTTCCGTGGGAGATATACGCAGGAGATGCGGGCGGCGGCAGGAGATGCGGGTCCGGGCAGGAGCTGTGCACGTCGGAAGGCTCGCCTCCGCGGCACCGCGCACGACGGCGACCACTCGCCGTCGTGCGCCGGGTCGCCTCTCCGTGGCCCACCCCCGCCGCGCATGTCGGAAGCGCACCAACTTCAAGATTCAAGTCAGGGCGTGTCGGCTGATTTCGCGGCGTGTCGAGCCGCGCGGCCTCCGAAAGCTGGGGAAGTTGCCACGCGGGACCTGACCTCCATGAGGTGACTCCCAGGAGGCGACTCCCAGATGGACGCGCCTCCTGATTGTTCAACAAATACCTTGCATGATTGTTGAACAAACCGATATGCTCTAGGTCACAGCGCCACGTGGCGCGCCCATCACCACCTTTCGCAGGACCCGTGCACTCCCATCGGAACGGATCATCATGCTTGTACTCATCGGGGTACTCCTGGTCATCGTTGGCTTCGCCATCCGACTGAACCCCCTCGTCGTCGTCACCGTCTCCGGCATCGTCACCGCGCTGCTCGGCGGGCTGAACCCCCTGCAGATCCTCGACGCGTTCGGCTCCGGCTTCGCCAGCAGCCGCTCGGTGACCATCTTCGCGGCAGTGCTGCCCGTGATCGGCATCATCGAGTACTTCGGCCTCCAGGAGCAGGCCAAGAACCTCATCGGCAAGCTGGCGAAGCTCACCGCCGGCCGCGTGCTGCTCGCATACCTCGCGATCCGCCAGATCACGGCGGCCGTGGGCCTCACGAGCATCGGCGGCCACGCGCAGACCGTGCGCCCACTCGTCTTCCCGATGGCCGAGGGCGCGGCGATCCGCCGCTACGGCCACGTGCCCGAGAAGGTCAAGGAGAAGATCAAGGGCCACTCCGCCGGCGCGGACAACGTGGGCGTGTTCTTCGGCGAGGACGTGTTCGTGGCCGTCGGCTCGATCCTCCTCATCACAACATTCGTGGACACGACGTACCACCTCCACCTCGAGCCGCTCGAGCTCGCAGTCTGGGCGATCCCGACGGCGATCGCCGCCTTCCTCATCCACGGCTTCCGGCTCCTGCGCCTCGACAGGCAGCTCGACCGCGAATACGCGAACACGCCCGAGCCTGACGCGGACACCATGGCGAACGCGGACGACGTCGACCCCAACCTCGAGGTGTCCGCGAAGCCCTCCGCGGCAGCCAGGGCCGAGGCGGCCCGCGAGGACGCCGCCGCCCCGGACGTGGACCCCTCGTCCCTCGGGACTTCCCTCAACGCCGACCTGGGAGACTCCAAGTGATCAACGTCGAAGCCGTCTACTGGCTCATCGGGGCCCTGTTCATCGCCTGGGCGTCCCTCATCGCGCGGGACGAGAACCACCCACACCGCTGGGGCGCCTCCTCCTTCTGGGGCCTGCTCGGCCTGTGCTTCTTCTACGGCACCTGGGTCCAGGCCGGCACCGCGCCCGCGTGGGTCCTCGGAGTCGCGGTGCTGGTCCTCGTGGCCATCGCTGCCACCGGCCGGCTCAAGCACGGCACCGCGAAGACGTCCACCCCCGCCGAGCGCGAGGCGTTCGCCGGCACGTTCGGCAACAGGCTCTTCATCCCCGCGCTGGCCATCCCCGTGGTCACCGTCGTCCTCGTGTTGGCGGCCCCGGTCCTGACCATCGGCAAGACCCCGATCCTCGACCCCAAGAACACGACCCTCGTGGCACTCGCGATCGGCGCGGTCGTGGCGGCGGTGCTCGCCGTCGTGCTTCTGAAGCCGAAGAACAAGCTGACCCCGATCATCGAGAGCCGCCGCCTCCTCGAGTCGATCGGCTGGGCCGCGCTGCTGCCGCAGATGCTCTCGACGCTCGGCATCCTGTTCACGAAGGCCGGTGTCGGCACGGCGGTCGGCACGCTCGCCGAGACCGTGATGCCGAAGGGCTCGCTCCTCGCGGGTGTGATCGTGTACTGCGTGGGCATGTTCCTGTTCACGATCCTCATGGGCAACGGCTTCGCGGCGTTCCCGATCATGACCGCCGCCATCGGCTGGCCGGTCCTGGTCCAGGAGTTCCATGGCACGCCCGCGATCGTGTTTGCGATCGGTATGCTCGCCGGCTTCTGCGGCACCCTGTGCACCCCGATGGCGGCGAACTTCAACCTTGTCCCGTCCGCGCTCCTCGAGATGAGGAACAAGTACGGTGTCATCACCGCCCAGGTCGGGACCGCGGTCCCGCTGCTCGTGGTCAACACCGCGCTCATGTACTTCCTCGCGTTCCACTAGGAGTAGGACACCATGACCCCGAACGAGCTGTTCCCTGCCGCGGCGAGCCGCTGTGCCGCCGTCGTCCTCGACAACCTCGCCCGCCCCTACCCCTACGCCGCGCACCACGTGCGCCGGTCCGCGGAGGATACGGCCATGCCGCACGAGCTGCACCCCGCGTTCGGCACGTCCTTCGACTGGCATTCGTGCGTGCACATGCACTGGCTCGGCGTGAGCGTGCTGGACTCGGGCCGGCTCGACGCCGCCACCGCGGCCCAGCTGCGCGAGGCCCTCGGCGCGAACCTCACGGCCGAGAAGCTCGCCGTCGAGGCCGCCTACCTCGCGGCGAACCCGTCGTGGGAGCGGCCGTACGGGTGGGCCTGGCTGGTCCGGCTCGCGGCGGCGTGCTCCTCCTCGCGCGACTCCGGCCTGCGCGCCTGGGGCGCGACCCTCGCCGGGTGCGTGGACACGGTCGCGGGCCTCGTGACGGCGTGGCTGGACAAGGCCGAGTACCCGGTCCGCCACGGCCTGCACACCAACTCGGCGTTCGGGCTCGCGTGGATGGTGGACGCGTTCCGCGTGCTGCGCGAGGACGACGCCGCCGCCGCGTGCGAGGCCGCGGCCCGCCGCTGGTTCGCGGACGACGCCGGCTGGGCGACCGAATGGGAGCTCTCCGGGCAGGACTTCCTCTCGGCGGGCCTGTCCGAGGCCGACCTCATGGCCCGGGTCCTCCCCCGGGTCGAGTTCGCCGTCTGGCTGGACCGCTTCCTGCCGCGCCTCGATGCCGGCTCGCGGATGCTCGCCCCGGTGGGGGTCACCGACGAGACCGACGGCTACATGGTCCACCTCCACGGCCTCAACCTGACGCGCTCAGGCCAGCTCGCGCGCGTCGTCGCGGCGCTGCGGTTGGCGGCGGGCTCGGACGCGGCGGGGACGGCCTCGGCGGGGACGGCCTCGGCGGGGACGGACGACGGCGCCGGCTCGGCGCCCGCTCCCGGCTCGCCCGAGCCGGTCCTCGCCGCAGCGGTCAGGCCGCTGTTCGAGGCCGGGCTGAAGGGCCTCGACAGCGGGGACTTCATGTCAACGCACTGGCTCGCGAGCTTCGCATGGGACGCGGCCGGTTCGATCGCCGCGCTCGGGGCCGCCTAGCCCTGGACCGCGTGTCCCTGGAGCAGAGGTGAACCCCCAGACCGGCTGGTCTGGGGGTTCACCTCTGCACTGCCGTCCGCCCGAGAGCCTTCAGGCCGCGAGCCGATGGTCCCGGTGCTCGGCCTTCGTCTCGGCGAGTTCCTCCTTGGGCTTCATCAGCGCCATCACGACGACGAGAAGCCCAGAGAGCGCCACCAATTCGGATACCAGCGGAGCCGCGATCACCGCGGCACCCCAGTGCTCGAACACGTCCCAGACCATCATGGCGCCGAAGAACGCACCCGCAACCACGTTGGTCCAGCGGGCCACCGCGTCTGTGAGGACGAATGTCAGGAACGCCAAGGCCAAGGGAACGAGCACGAAGGCGGGCATCATCAGTGTCATCGGGCTGTCGACCGCCATCTCTGCGATCCGCCCGGTCCTCAGCTGATCGATCGATCCCGGCTCCATGAGCACCAGGAGGAACAGAAGGACCATGCCGACTGCGTAGAACACCCACAGCATGGCGATCCGGAGCTTCCACATCAACGACCGCATCGTCGCCACCTCCTTCAGTGGAAGGCCGCCCGCCCGGGCGGGCTCCCACTGTCAGGATGCTCTTTTTCTACATAGAGTAGAAGTGTCTAAGGTCCCTGCTCGGATCCCGTGGATCCGGCTCAAGGAGCTGAGGGCCGTTCGTCCCGAGCGAATCCCCGGGGAACAGTCCTAGCATGCGAGGGTGGGCAGGTCCCAGACGAACGGCGGGCGCGGCCCTCGCGCCAGCACCCCAGCGGCGGCCGGCGAGGCGACGCGGCGGCACCCGCGCGACATGGTGAGGGTACTCGGCGTGCGGAACTTCGCCTTCTTCTGGACGGGCCAGCTCGTGTCGGGGACCGGGACGTGGATGCAGACCGTCGCCATGGCCTGGCTCGTGCTCCAGATCAGCCACTCCCCCGGGATCCTGGGAACCGTGACGATGCTGCAGTTCCTGCCGATGATGCTGTTCACGCTGCCGGCGGGCGTCGTGGCCGATCGGGTCCCGAAGCGCAGGCTCCTGATCGCCGCGCAGAGCCTCGCGGCACTCCAGGCACTGGTGCTCGGCGTCCTCACCCTGCTCGGGACCCCGCAGATCTGGGAACTTGCCGTCCTGGCCTTCGTTCTGGGGCTCTCCAACGCGTTCAACAACCCCGCGCAGCAGGCGTTCCTCCCCGAACTCGTGGGGCACGATCTCCTGCCCGACGCTGTGGTGCTGAACAGCCTCCAGTTCAACGGAACCCGCATGATCGGGTTCGCCCTGGGCGGCCTCGCGCTCGCGCAGTTCTCGGCGGCGGCCGTGTTCTTCGCCAATGCGGCGAGCTTTGCCGCGTCGCTGGCAGCGCTTCTGCTCATGCGCCGCGCGGACCTCAACCGGCCCGTCGGGCAGCGCCCCGGGCAGCACGCCCTCGGGGAGGGTCTGGCCTACGCTTACCGCACGCCCGCGGTGGTGTTCGTCCTCGCCTCCCTGGCGGTCGTCGGGACCTTCGGCTTCCACTGGCCGGTGGCGGCGCCCCTCATGGCCCAGGACCTTCTCCACGTGGGGGCGATCGGCTTCGGCGCTCTCATGGGGGCGTTCGGCGCGGGCTCGCTCATCGCGGGGGCGGGGCTCATGGCCACCGGACCCGGCGGACGACGCCGCATGGTTGCCGCCGCGGGAATCCTCGCCGTCGTCCTGATCGCCTTGGGCATCTCACGGTCGTATCCCGCAAGCCTCGCTCTCATGACGGTCGCGGGCATCGCCGGCACGGTGTACACGACCACGGCGAACAGCTCGCTGCAGGCGGTGGTGCCCGATCGGCTGCGCGGGCGCGTCATGAGCCTCTTCGTGCTGCTCATGGCCGGCACGACCCCGGTGGGTGCCACTCTGCTGGGCTGGGGTGCCGACGCCTTCGGGATCTCGGCCACCACGATCGCCTTCGGCGCCGTCACGGCTGCCGGGCTTGCCGTCCTCGTGCTCCACCACCGGGCGGCGTCCCGGGGCACTCAACCGCCGGCCCCCTGACCTCCCCCGGGATTCTGAGAGTCACCTCCCGGAGGGCACCTCCCGAGGGTCGGCGCCGCGCCGCGTTCTGGCGCGAAGGTTCGTGCGTGGCCGGTGGTTGCGCCGTGTGTGTGCGGGATGGATGCTGGGGGTGTCCGTCGCGGTCGACCCCGAACCTTCTGTGGTGCCGGTGAGCCTGTCCTCCAGCATGGTGGCGGAGGGCCTCCGCGGGAACCGTGGATTGGTGCCTTTGAGCCCGAGCGTCAGACTTCCGAATCTCTCCTGCCCTCCCCGCGGCGGACGCCATTCCGATCGGAAAGGAGCCAGGCGATGGAACTCCTCCATCCCAGGTGCGCGGGAATCGACATCTCCAAGCGGGACGCGAAGGTCTGCGTCCGCATCGCCGGGACGGGCCGCGCCAAGGCCGTCGAGACGGTCACGACATGGTCCTCCATGACCGGTCAGATCCTGGCCCTGCGCGAACACCTCGCCCAGCAGCAGGTCACGTGCGTGGTCATGGAGGCCACCAGCGACTACTGGAAGCCGTTCTACTACCTCCTCGAGGACCTGCCCGGGGTCGAGGTCATGCTGGTCAACGCCCGGCAGGTGAAGAACGTCCCGGGAAGGAAGACCGACGTGGCCGACGCGACCTGGCTGGCCCAGCTCGGCGCGCACGGGCTCGTGCGGGCCTCGCTCGTCCCCCCGGCCCCGATCCGCCAGCTGCGCGACCTGACCCGGACCCGCACCGCGATCACCCGCGACCGGGCCCGGGAGGCCCAGCGACTGGAGAAGCTCCTGGAGGACGCCGGGATCAAGCTCTCCTCCGTCGCCACGGACATCCTCGGGGTCTCCGGGCGGGCCATGCTCGAGGCCCTGATCACCGGCAACACCGACCCCGGGGCCATGGCGGAGCTGGCCAGGACCAGCCTCAGGCCCAAGATCCCAGCCCTGACCGAGGCCCTGACCGGCCGGTTCACCGCCCACCACGCCTTCCTGGCCCGGATCCACCTGGACCTGATCGACCAGCACACCGCCGCGATCGAGACCCTCACCGCCCAGATCGAGGCACTCATGGAGCCCTTTCGCGGCTTCCACGACCTGATCACCACCATCCCGGGGATCAGCACCACGATCGCCGACGTCATCGTCGCCGAGACCGGCGCGGACATGTCCCGCTTCCCCACCGCCGAGCACCTGGCCTCCTGGGCCGGCACCGCCCCGGGGAACAACGAATCCGCCGGCAGGGTCAAGTCCTCCCGCACCCGCCCCGGCAACCCCTACCTCCTGGGAGCCCTGGGCATCTTCGCCATGGTCTGCGCGAACCACCCCGGCACCTACCTCCACGCCAAATACCGCCGCATCGCCGCCCGCCGCGGCCCGATGAGGGCCATCGTCGCACTCGAGCACACGCTCCTGGTCACAATCTGGCACATGGGCACCACCGGCACCCTCTACCAGGACCCCGGCCCCGACTACTACACCCGCAACCACCCCGACCGCGCCAAGAACCGCGCCATCCACCAGCTACAGGCCCTCGGATACAACGTCACCCTCGACCACGCCTCATAACCCAACGAGCACACCCCACCGGAACCTTCGCGTCAGAAGGTGACCCCCGGAAGGTGACTCCCAGACGGGCTGGGGGCTGCGGCTATGGCGAGGTCTTGAGGACCATCGCCGAGCCACCGCCTCGTCTCACGGGCTCGGCGGCGGCGAGCATCTGGCCGTTGGGCAGGAACTCGATGGCGGTCTCGGCGCCGATCTCGGCCGCCGAGGTGAACGCGTCGCCGGAGGGCTTCAGCACGTAGCCGTAGGGCGAAAGGCCCGTGCCGTACTTGTCGATGAACCCGGGCTCGGCCGTCACGT is a window encoding:
- a CDS encoding FCD domain-containing protein, yielding MGPQHPLKTLADIVRAARAAAAAGDVPAMAGANQDFHRALVASAGSERLDALMEQVLAEMRLVFATMGADPRFHAPYVEENARILELLGAGENAKAADAMAGYLDRAEQQLLEALAAPAV
- a CDS encoding acetyl/propionyl/methylcrotonyl-CoA carboxylase subunit alpha — its product is MRKVLIANRGEIAVRVARACDDAGIQSVAVYADQDADAPHAAACTEAYALGGTSPAETYLDIEKILDVAERSGADAVHPGYGFLSENARFAQAVLDSGLTWIGPSPQTIRLLGDKVSARKVAVRAGAPLAPGTDAPVESAAEVRAFAERHGLPVAIKAAHGGGGRGLKVARSMEGIDESYESAVRESQAAFGRGECFVEKFLDRPRHVEAQVLADTHGNVIVVGTRDCSLQRRYQKLVEEAPAPFLTDEQRTQIHESSKAICREAGYVGAGTVEYLLGADGTVSFLEVNTRLQVEHPITEETSGIDLVAAQLHIADGGVLPVLEDPEPRGHSIEFRINAEDPGRGFLPSPGTVERFATPTGPGIRVDSGVRDGFTVPGQFDSLLAKLVVTGADRQQALRRARRALREFDIRGLATVLPFDCAVVESPAFTAEDHLGVYTTWIESEFADELASSPEFTAPSTHDAARRTFAIDLDGKRVTLGLPASLLAGLASGAGSGHVGPAQDGAASPGVEVTAADLTAGMGGTVVKWLVEPGTAVEVGDGVVVLEAMKMETIVQAHRSGTVGEHGAAAGSAVVPGTVLTTIHVS
- a CDS encoding MFS transporter, which gives rise to MGRSQTNGGRGPRASTPAAAGEATRRHPRDMVRVLGVRNFAFFWTGQLVSGTGTWMQTVAMAWLVLQISHSPGILGTVTMLQFLPMMLFTLPAGVVADRVPKRRLLIAAQSLAALQALVLGVLTLLGTPQIWELAVLAFVLGLSNAFNNPAQQAFLPELVGHDLLPDAVVLNSLQFNGTRMIGFALGGLALAQFSAAAVFFANAASFAASLAALLLMRRADLNRPVGQRPGQHALGEGLAYAYRTPAVVFVLASLAVVGTFGFHWPVAAPLMAQDLLHVGAIGFGALMGAFGAGSLIAGAGLMATGPGGRRRMVAAAGILAVVLIALGISRSYPASLALMTVAGIAGTVYTTTANSSLQAVVPDRLRGRVMSLFVLLMAGTTPVGATLLGWGADAFGISATTIAFGAVTAAGLAVLVLHHRAASRGTQPPAP
- a CDS encoding carboxyltransferase domain-containing protein; protein product: MAAGPVRPEHAHPIVGLRPAGDRAVLIELRSLGAVLTLASRLAAAEHAGDIDVVDIVAAATTVLIVAPTVQEVARAAAYVRALRPEQLDPAERTPGRLVRIETVYDGADLDEAAHLAGLSPEALVAAHSDAVWDAAFGGFAPGFTYLTHDAAPPVPRRTSPRTVVPAGSVALAGAYSAVYPGESPGGWQLIGRTDAPMWDLGRDEPALVQPGDRVQFVPVRAATTMAAARAAKWGLEQGGDAFHPAEPTISGGGDARPEASVPGEAGLVVVRPGLQTTVQDLGRPGRAALGVSPAGALDRGALRRANRMVGNETGAAGLESLFGGLELRAVDDQVLAVTGAEVPLRITGAPAPHTDPSTRGHDPSTQGSDPSPRPARVREAPLNAPFALLAGETLTVGAPARGLRTYVAARGGFEVPHLLGSASADSLSGIGPAPLSAGDGLAVRPPRGAHVVGLPEIPPPLPDPAKPVELRVVPGPRQDWFTDASLASFAEQEWTVTAQSNRVGVRLDGAPLQRSREGELVSEGTARGAIQVPASGLPVLFLADAPVTGGYPVIGVVVSADLDLAAQLPPGAKVRFIPQTTDGHAADGQSLQNPEGTPHA
- a CDS encoding IS110 family transposase; the protein is MELLHPRCAGIDISKRDAKVCVRIAGTGRAKAVETVTTWSSMTGQILALREHLAQQQVTCVVMEATSDYWKPFYYLLEDLPGVEVMLVNARQVKNVPGRKTDVADATWLAQLGAHGLVRASLVPPAPIRQLRDLTRTRTAITRDRAREAQRLEKLLEDAGIKLSSVATDILGVSGRAMLEALITGNTDPGAMAELARTSLRPKIPALTEALTGRFTAHHAFLARIHLDLIDQHTAAIETLTAQIEALMEPFRGFHDLITTIPGISTTIADVIVAETGADMSRFPTAEHLASWAGTAPGNNESAGRVKSSRTRPGNPYLLGALGIFAMVCANHPGTYLHAKYRRIAARRGPMRAIVALEHTLLVTIWHMGTTGTLYQDPGPDYYTRNHPDRAKNRAIHQLQALGYNVTLDHAS
- a CDS encoding DUF2891 family protein, with the translated sequence MTPNELFPAAASRCAAVVLDNLARPYPYAAHHVRRSAEDTAMPHELHPAFGTSFDWHSCVHMHWLGVSVLDSGRLDAATAAQLREALGANLTAEKLAVEAAYLAANPSWERPYGWAWLVRLAAACSSSRDSGLRAWGATLAGCVDTVAGLVTAWLDKAEYPVRHGLHTNSAFGLAWMVDAFRVLREDDAAAACEAAARRWFADDAGWATEWELSGQDFLSAGLSEADLMARVLPRVEFAVWLDRFLPRLDAGSRMLAPVGVTDETDGYMVHLHGLNLTRSGQLARVVAALRLAAGSDAAGTASAGTASAGTDDGAGSAPAPGSPEPVLAAAVRPLFEAGLKGLDSGDFMSTHWLASFAWDAAGSIAALGAA
- a CDS encoding LamB/YcsF family protein; amino-acid sequence: MASIDLNSDVGESFGNWSFGDDAAIFASVSSANVACGFHAGDPRQIRHTCLAAAEAGVVVGAHPGYRDLAGFGRRFMDVPANELTDEVIYQIGALQGLARASGTDVRYVKPHGALYNTIVHHEGQARAVARAVAEVAPNLPLLVLPNSEIQRAAEAAGLRTVFEAFADRAYTPEGTLVSRRETGSVLHNLDEIVQHVLRILDGEVKAIDGTRVTIEAHSICVHGDTPGAVEMAAKIREAVTAAGVEIASFA
- a CDS encoding DUF979 domain-containing protein; this encodes MINVEAVYWLIGALFIAWASLIARDENHPHRWGASSFWGLLGLCFFYGTWVQAGTAPAWVLGVAVLVLVAIAATGRLKHGTAKTSTPAEREAFAGTFGNRLFIPALAIPVVTVVLVLAAPVLTIGKTPILDPKNTTLVALAIGAVVAAVLAVVLLKPKNKLTPIIESRRLLESIGWAALLPQMLSTLGILFTKAGVGTAVGTLAETVMPKGSLLAGVIVYCVGMFLFTILMGNGFAAFPIMTAAIGWPVLVQEFHGTPAIVFAIGMLAGFCGTLCTPMAANFNLVPSALLEMRNKYGVITAQVGTAVPLLVVNTALMYFLAFH
- a CDS encoding DUF969 domain-containing protein, with translation MLVLIGVLLVIVGFAIRLNPLVVVTVSGIVTALLGGLNPLQILDAFGSGFASSRSVTIFAAVLPVIGIIEYFGLQEQAKNLIGKLAKLTAGRVLLAYLAIRQITAAVGLTSIGGHAQTVRPLVFPMAEGAAIRRYGHVPEKVKEKIKGHSAGADNVGVFFGEDVFVAVGSILLITTFVDTTYHLHLEPLELAVWAIPTAIAAFLIHGFRLLRLDRQLDREYANTPEPDADTMANADDVDPNLEVSAKPSAAARAEAAREDAAAPDVDPSSLGTSLNADLGDSK